In bacterium, one genomic interval encodes:
- the nuoK gene encoding NADH-quinone oxidoreductase subunit NuoK → MNYLLLSALIFCIGLYGALSRKNGIMVLISIEIMLNAGCLNLAYFSSFYNPSGQIFALFAMVTSAACVGCGLAIFLLAFREKEKIDLDNFNLLKG, encoded by the coding sequence ATGAATTATCTTTTGCTTTCTGCGCTTATTTTTTGCATAGGGCTATATGGAGCCCTATCAAGGAAGAATGGAATTATGGTTCTTATCTCAATTGAGATAATGCTTAATGCCGGATGCCTTAATCTTGCTTATTTCTCCTCATTTTACAATCCAAGTGGACAAATATTTGCCTTGTTTGCTATGGTTACATCTGCAGCCTGTGTTGGATGTGGCCTTGCCATATTCCTCCTTGCCTTTAGGGAAAAGGAAAAAATAGACCTAGACAATTTTAATCTTCTTAAGGGATAA